GCTCACCGGCGAGAAGCTCTTCGTCGGCGAGTCCGACTTCTCCACGCTGGAGAAGGTGCGCAACGCCGACGTTCCGCTCCCCAGCGAGTTCAACCCGAGCATTCCGCAGGGCCTGGAGAAGGTGGTTCTCAAGGCGCTCACCCGTGAGCCCGAGGACCGCTACCAGTGGGCGTCCGACATGGCCGAGGACCTGATGCGGTTCCTCCTGGCCGGGGATGCCATCTACTCGTCGAAGCACCTCTCTTCGTACATGAAGGAGGCCTTCGCCGAGGACATGCTCCGCGAGGCGGAGAAGATGGAGCGCTACGCGGGGATCGAGCGCCCTGATCAACTGGAGACCTCCAACGTCACCGTGGCGCCCGGCCTCAACCGTCAGGCGTCGCGGCGAGCTCCGCCTCCCGCGGTGGTCGTGACGGGAACCCCCGCGGGCCGGGCCTCGACCTCGCCCGCGCAGCCCGCCCAGGACTACATCCCGCCTCCCACCGCCGAGGAGCTCGAGGAGATGGGCGTCGGCGCGGGCGACAAGACCCAGATTGTCGACTCCACGCAGACGTTCATGTCCCCGGAGACCCGGGTGGCAGACAGCAGCGTCGTCGTGGATGACAGCATCACCGGCCGCACGGAGAACCCCATGCACGAGGGCGGCCCGTCCGCCCCCTTGAAGCATGCCCGCGCGCCCGCGCCGGATACGTCCTCCCGCAAGGGCAAGAGCGGCCCGAAGGCCCAGGTCGTCATCGGAAATGAAGACGGCGAGGCCTACTCCGGCGCCACGATGATCGGTCCCGCGCCGACGGCTCCGCCGTCGCGTTCGCGCGGCTCGTCGCCTTCGCTGGACGAGGAAACGGGCAGTCGCCCGGCGCCGTCGGGCCGTGGCAGCGGCTCGAAGCGCGGCGTCGAGGCCGAAGACCCCTCCGACTACGAGGAGCCGCCCGAAGAGGACAGCGGCGCCGCGTACGACGAGCACGATGACTACGGTGAGGACGCGCCTCACCCCGACGACATGGATGAGCCGGAGGAGGAGGTCACCGGCTCGGTCCCGCTGCCGCCCGAGGACGCGGAGCCTCCCGCGAAGGCCGCGGTGCCAGCGAAGGCGAAGGCGAAGACGAAGGTCCCCTCGAAGGGGAAGCCCGCGCTCAACCTCAAGACCTTGCCCAAGCCGGTGCTGTTCGCCGCCGCCGTGGGCATCGTGCTCCTGCTCGTCGTGGGCGTGGTGATGTTCAGCAAGCCCTCGGTGGGCGAGGTCACCTTCATGGTGTCTCCGTCCAATCCCGAGGCGCGCATCCAGGTGAACGGGCAGGACGTCCAGATCAACACGCTGCTCTCGCTCCCCGCGGGCCAGTACCGGGTCACCGCGAGCGCGCCGGGACAGCAGGACGCCGCCAAGACGGTGGACGTCGTCGCGGGAAGCCGGATCGTCGTCTCGTTGCCGCTCGCGGCTGGCAAGCCAGCGGCGCCGCCGGTTCAGCCGCCCCCGACGCAGCCTCAGAACACCGGCATCGTCATTGCCGCTGGGACGACCGAGACGCCGCCTCCGGAGACTCCCACGGACACGCCTACGCCGGACGAGCCCCGTGGGACCGACACGAACCCTCCGCCCGCCACGGATCCGGACCCGGCGCCCGTTCAGGTCGCCGCCGTGTTCGATGGCGAGAAGGGCGCGGAGATCGCCGTGGATGGCGAGCGCCTGGGCCGCATTCCTGACGCGCGGATGGCGAACCTCGAGGTGGGCAAGACGTACAAGTTCACCGCGAAGCTCGCGGGCTACAAGCCGTACGCGGGCGAGTTCAAGGCGGATGGCAGCAGCCCGCAGCTCACGGTCGAGTTCGCGATGACCAAGGAGCCGGAGCCCGTGGTTGCTGATGCACCGCAGCAACCCAAGCCGCCAGCGGCGCCCAAGCCGCCGCCCGCCGCCCCCAAGCCGCCGAAGGCCCCCAAGGTCATGGGCAAGTTCGCTTGCAGCACAAAGCCGGCCGGCGCGGATATCTATGTCGATGGGAAGAAGACGAATCGCCAGACGCCGGTGACGCTTGGCAGTCCGTTGATGCTACCGGTGGGCAAGCGGAAGATTTCCTTCAAGCTCAACGGCAAGTCGACCAAGCCGGTGGTGGTGGACGTCACGGAGGCCGGCGTCGCGAAGCTGGTCAACGTTCCTATCGAGTGAGAAAGCGGGCATCCGATGCCCTCTTCGATTGTTGACCGAAGTGGGGCATTGGCGCGCTATGACGCCTCGCCCGCGCGCAGTAACAAAGAGGTGAAGCGTCATGCAATCCACGCCCATCCGGGCCAAGCCTGAGGCTGGCCCCGCAGAGCAGCCTTTTTCGTATCCCCTCCGTCGGGAGTTCATCGAGCCCGACTGGAGACGGATTCCTGGCTACAAGGACGTGTCCGCCGCCGACTGGGAGAACTCCGTCTGGCAGCGGAAGCACACCGTCAAGAACCTCAAGGAGCTCAAGGCCACGTTGGGAGCGCTGCTCCCCGACGACCTGGCGGAGAGCATCGAGCGTGACCAGCGCGACCGGGCGACCATGTCCGTGCTCGTGCCGCCGCAGATGCTCAACACGATGAACCTGGAGGACCTGTGGCGCGACCCGGTTCGTCGCTACATGCTCCCCGCGTTCGACGACCGCCTGACGGAGTGGACCAACCACCCGAAGGCCAGCCGCGACAGTCTTCACGAGCAGGACATGTGGGTGGTGGAGGGGCTCACGCACCGCTATCCCACCAAGGTCCTGGCGGAGATGTTGCCGACCTGTCCGCAGTACTGCGGGCACTGTACGCGCATGGACCTGGTGGGCAATGACGTGCCCCAGGTCAGCAAGCACAAGTTCGGAATCGGTCCGAAGGACCGCTACGCGCAGATGCTGGAGTACCTGCGCAAGACGCCGACGGTGCGCGACGTGGTGGTGTCGGGTGGCGACATCGCCAACCTGCCCATCCAGCAACTGGAGCCCTTCGTCAGCGCGCTGATGGACATCCCGAACATCCGGGACATCCGTCTGGCCAGCAAGGGCCTGATGGCCATTCCGCAGCACTTCCTCCAGGACTCGGTGCTCCAGGGCCTGGACCGGCTGGCGAAGAAGGCCATTGAGCGCGGCGTGGACCTGGCGATGCACACGCACGTCAATCACGCCCAGCAGCTCACGCCGTTGGTGGGCAAGGCGGCGCGCAAGCTGCTCGACATGGGCTTCCGCGACGTGCGCAACCAGGGCGTGTTGCTGCGCGGCGTGAATGACAGCCCGCAG
This genomic window from Myxococcus hansupus contains:
- a CDS encoding protein kinase domain-containing protein is translated as MKKPTLFGKYLLLERINVGGMAEVFIAKAFGVEGFERILAIKKILPTMAEDEEFITMFIDEARISVQLNHANVVHINELGKHDDTYFIAMEYVAGRDVRTMLERYRRRKEIMPTAQAVFIASKICDGLDYAHRKKDARGQDLHIIHRDVSPQNILISYEGEVKVIDFGIAKAANRSQKTQAGILKGKFGYMSPEQVRGMPIDRRSDIFAVGVLLYEMLTGEKLFVGESDFSTLEKVRNADVPLPSEFNPSIPQGLEKVVLKALTREPEDRYQWASDMAEDLMRFLLAGDAIYSSKHLSSYMKEAFAEDMLREAEKMERYAGIERPDQLETSNVTVAPGLNRQASRRAPPPAVVVTGTPAGRASTSPAQPAQDYIPPPTAEELEEMGVGAGDKTQIVDSTQTFMSPETRVADSSVVVDDSITGRTENPMHEGGPSAPLKHARAPAPDTSSRKGKSGPKAQVVIGNEDGEAYSGATMIGPAPTAPPSRSRGSSPSLDEETGSRPAPSGRGSGSKRGVEAEDPSDYEEPPEEDSGAAYDEHDDYGEDAPHPDDMDEPEEEVTGSVPLPPEDAEPPAKAAVPAKAKAKTKVPSKGKPALNLKTLPKPVLFAAAVGIVLLLVVGVVMFSKPSVGEVTFMVSPSNPEARIQVNGQDVQINTLLSLPAGQYRVTASAPGQQDAAKTVDVVAGSRIVVSLPLAAGKPAAPPVQPPPTQPQNTGIVIAAGTTETPPPETPTDTPTPDEPRGTDTNPPPATDPDPAPVQVAAVFDGEKGAEIAVDGERLGRIPDARMANLEVGKTYKFTAKLAGYKPYAGEFKADGSSPQLTVEFAMTKEPEPVVADAPQQPKPPAAPKPPPAAPKPPKAPKVMGKFACSTKPAGADIYVDGKKTNRQTPVTLGSPLMLPVGKRKISFKLNGKSTKPVVVDVTEAGVAKLVNVPIE
- a CDS encoding KamA family radical SAM protein is translated as MQSTPIRAKPEAGPAEQPFSYPLRREFIEPDWRRIPGYKDVSAADWENSVWQRKHTVKNLKELKATLGALLPDDLAESIERDQRDRATMSVLVPPQMLNTMNLEDLWRDPVRRYMLPAFDDRLTEWTNHPKASRDSLHEQDMWVVEGLTHRYPTKVLAEMLPTCPQYCGHCTRMDLVGNDVPQVSKHKFGIGPKDRYAQMLEYLRKTPTVRDVVVSGGDIANLPIQQLEPFVSALMDIPNIRDIRLASKGLMAIPQHFLQDSVLQGLDRLAKKAIERGVDLAMHTHVNHAQQLTPLVGKAARKLLDMGFRDVRNQGVLLRGVNDSPQALLDLCFTLLDHAKILPYYFYMCDMIPNSEHWRLSVAQAQKLQHDIMGYMPGFATPRIVCDVPFVGKRWVHQVAEYDRERGISYWTKNYRTGIEMNDAEALSRKYEYFDPIDQLPEAGQAWWREQQKAA